In a genomic window of Flavobacterium crassostreae:
- the holA gene encoding DNA polymerase III subunit delta: MDEVIKIVNDIKAGNIKPIYFLMGEEPYYIDKLSDYIEKNILSEEEKGFNQTILYGRDVTIEDIISTAKRYPMMAERQVVVVKEAQDLSRTIDKLEAYASQPMATTVLVFCYKYKTLDKRKKTTKLLAKAGVVYESKKLYDNQVGEWIKRVLAGKKYAIEPKASAMLVEFLGTDLSKINNELEKLQLILSKGSTISAKDIEENIGFSKDFNIFELRKAIGERQQLKAYTIAANFASNPKDNPMVVTTSLVFTFFVQLLKYHGLKDRNPKNVAAVLGVNPYFLKDYDLALKNYPMRKVSQIVATLREIDVKSKGVGAQGMTNADLLKEMLYKIFN, translated from the coding sequence AAATAGTAAACGATATCAAGGCAGGAAACATCAAACCTATTTATTTTTTGATGGGAGAGGAGCCCTATTATATTGACAAATTATCGGATTATATTGAAAAAAATATTTTATCTGAAGAAGAAAAAGGCTTCAATCAAACCATTTTGTACGGTAGAGACGTAACCATAGAAGATATTATTTCTACAGCCAAAAGATATCCCATGATGGCAGAGCGTCAGGTAGTGGTAGTAAAAGAAGCACAGGATCTCAGCCGCACGATAGACAAACTAGAGGCCTATGCCAGTCAGCCGATGGCTACTACGGTTTTGGTTTTTTGTTATAAATACAAAACGTTAGACAAGCGCAAAAAAACCACCAAATTACTGGCAAAAGCCGGCGTAGTCTACGAAAGCAAAAAACTCTATGATAATCAAGTAGGAGAGTGGATTAAACGGGTTTTGGCTGGAAAAAAATATGCCATTGAACCCAAAGCTTCGGCTATGTTGGTAGAATTTTTGGGTACCGATTTAAGTAAAATAAATAACGAGCTAGAAAAGTTGCAACTAATCCTATCCAAAGGCAGCACCATATCTGCCAAAGATATTGAAGAAAATATTGGATTTAGCAAAGACTTTAACATATTTGAATTACGAAAAGCCATAGGAGAGCGTCAGCAGCTAAAAGCCTATACAATTGCTGCCAATTTTGCAAGCAATCCTAAAGACAATCCAATGGTAGTAACCACTAGTTTGGTATTTACTTTTTTTGTTCAATTGCTCAAATACCATGGTTTAAAAGACCGTAATCCCAAAAATGTTGCCGCAGTTTTGGGAGTAAATCCCTACTTTTTGAAAGATTATGATCTTGCCCTAAAGAATTATCCTATGCGAAAAGTAAGTCAAATTGTAGCTACCTTGCGAGAGATTGACGTAAAAAGTAAAGGAGTAGGCGCACAAGGCATGACTAATGCGGATCTTTTAAAAGAAATGCTGTATAAAATTTTTAATTAA
- a CDS encoding CAL67264 family membrane protein encodes MNKNTILGWATLIMVLMGLLLIGLGAFRYSEVSGWGFAAVGVGFLANAWVFSSLKGRL; translated from the coding sequence ATGAATAAGAACACCATCTTAGGATGGGCTACTTTAATTATGGTACTAATGGGTTTGCTGTTAATTGGCCTAGGCGCTTTTCGTTACAGTGAGGTATCTGGCTGGGGTTTTGCCGCAGTAGGAGTTGGTTTTTTGGCAAATGCCTGGGTATTTAGTTCTCTAAAAGGAAGGTTATAA
- the ettA gene encoding energy-dependent translational throttle protein EttA produces the protein MSDDKKVIFSMSKLSKTYSSSDKQVLKNIYLSFFYGAKIGILGLNGSGKSSLLKIIAGVDKNYQGDVVFAPGYSVGYLEQEPILDDNKTVIEIVREGVAETMAVLEEYNKINDLFGLPENYEDADKMDKLMDRQAALQDKIDALGAWEIDTKLEIAMDALRTPDADTPIKNLSGGERRRVALCRLLLQQPDVLLLDEPTNHLDAESVLWLEQHLAQYAGTVIAVTHDRYFLDNVAGWILELDRGEGIPWKGNYSSWLDQKSSRMALEEKVASKRRKNLERELDWVRQGAKGRQTKQKARLQNYDKLLNEDQKALDEKLEIYIPNGPRLGTNVIESKGVAKAFGDKLLYDNLNFTLPQAGIVGIIGPNGAGKSTIFRMIMGEEKPDAGEFAIGETVKIAYVDQAHSNIDPNKTIWENFCDGQELIMMGGRQVNSRAYLSRFNFGGSDQNKKVATLSGGERNRLHLAMTLKEEGNVLLLDEPTNDLDINTLRALEEGLDNFAGCAVVISHDRWFLDRICTHILAFEGDSEVYYFEGGFSEYEENKKKRLGGDLTPKRLKYRKLIRS, from the coding sequence ATGTCAGACGATAAAAAAGTAATTTTTTCGATGTCTAAATTGAGTAAAACATACTCAAGTAGCGATAAACAAGTATTAAAAAATATTTATTTAAGTTTTTTTTATGGAGCTAAAATAGGTATTTTAGGTCTTAACGGATCCGGAAAATCTTCTTTGCTAAAAATAATAGCAGGAGTAGACAAAAACTATCAAGGCGATGTTGTTTTTGCGCCAGGATATAGTGTAGGATACCTGGAGCAGGAGCCAATTCTGGATGACAACAAAACCGTTATTGAAATTGTACGCGAAGGGGTTGCCGAAACAATGGCAGTCTTAGAGGAGTACAACAAAATTAATGATTTGTTTGGTCTTCCTGAAAACTATGAAGATGCAGACAAGATGGACAAATTAATGGATCGTCAAGCAGCATTGCAAGACAAAATTGATGCCCTTGGTGCTTGGGAAATAGACACCAAGCTTGAAATTGCAATGGATGCCCTACGCACACCAGATGCAGATACACCCATCAAAAACCTCTCCGGTGGTGAGCGTCGTAGAGTAGCTTTGTGCCGTTTGTTATTGCAACAACCAGATGTATTGTTATTGGATGAGCCTACCAACCACTTAGATGCCGAGAGTGTATTGTGGTTAGAACAACACTTAGCCCAATACGCAGGAACCGTAATTGCCGTAACACACGATAGATACTTTTTGGATAATGTAGCCGGTTGGATACTAGAACTAGACCGCGGAGAAGGCATCCCGTGGAAAGGAAATTATTCTTCTTGGTTGGATCAAAAATCCAGTCGTATGGCCTTAGAAGAAAAAGTAGCCTCTAAACGCAGAAAAAACTTAGAGCGAGAGTTGGACTGGGTGCGTCAAGGCGCAAAAGGCCGTCAAACCAAGCAAAAAGCACGTTTGCAGAATTATGACAAATTATTAAACGAAGACCAAAAAGCATTGGACGAGAAATTAGAAATCTATATACCAAATGGCCCTCGTTTGGGTACCAATGTTATAGAATCTAAAGGAGTAGCCAAAGCCTTTGGAGATAAATTATTGTATGATAATTTAAACTTCACCCTACCACAAGCAGGAATTGTTGGAATTATAGGCCCAAACGGTGCCGGTAAATCTACTATTTTTAGAATGATAATGGGAGAAGAAAAACCAGATGCAGGAGAGTTTGCTATTGGCGAAACCGTAAAAATAGCCTACGTAGATCAAGCGCACTCCAACATTGATCCCAATAAAACCATTTGGGAAAATTTCTGTGATGGCCAAGAGCTAATCATGATGGGAGGACGTCAAGTAAACTCCCGCGCATACCTAAGCCGTTTTAATTTTGGCGGAAGCGATCAAAACAAAAAAGTAGCCACACTTTCTGGAGGAGAACGCAACCGTTTGCACTTAGCCATGACCCTAAAAGAAGAAGGAAACGTACTGTTATTAGATGAGCCTACCAATGATCTTGACATCAATACCCTACGTGCCTTAGAAGAAGGTCTGGATAATTTTGCAGGTTGTGCCGTAGTAATATCCCATGATAGATGGTTTTTGGATAGAATTTGTACCCATATTTTGGCCTTTGAAGGAGATTCAGAAGTTTACTATTTTGAAGGTGGTTTCTCGGAATACGAAGAGAACAAGAAAAAACGATTAGGTGGTGATTTGACCCCAAAACGTTTGAAATACAGGAAATTAATTAGAAGCTAA
- a CDS encoding YgaP family membrane protein codes for MKNKVFRIVVGSFILISVLLANYVSQNWLWFTVFIGVNLLQSAFTKWCLLEIILSKLGLKDD; via the coding sequence ATGAAAAATAAAGTTTTTAGAATAGTCGTAGGTTCTTTTATACTAATAAGCGTGTTGTTAGCCAATTATGTTAGCCAAAATTGGTTGTGGTTTACGGTCTTTATTGGCGTAAATCTACTACAATCTGCCTTTACGAAATGGTGTTTGCTAGAAATTATTTTGTCCAAATTAGGGCTAAAAGACGACTAA
- a CDS encoding efflux RND transporter permease subunit: protein MQEGISGKIAHFFIHSKLTILMMVGLMIIGVYSSFLIPREEEPQINVPMADIMVGYPGASPTEVESRVAKPLEKIISNIKGVEHVHTMAMNGQAMLIVQFYVGQDVERSYVKLYDELAKHEDMFPRGVYKPMVKTRSIDDVPMLGITLWSEKMDDLQLRQIAEEVTSEIEKVKDVAITKEIGGQSRAMKVILDKDKMAENGIDPLAILQMIQANNGSAQSGSFVNQDQEYLVTTGTFLTSAEDLENLVVGIHGNRPVYLKQVATIQDGAARAKSYVSFGYSKAHKNYAQLPSEYPAVTIAVGKVKGADAMKISEKIIEKVTHLKSNLIPAEVHVDFTRNYGETASDKVGELLLHLGIAILAVTVLVMLAMGWRGGLVVFFSVPLTFALTLFSYYMLDYTLNRITLFALVFVVGIVVDDSIIIAENMHRHFKMKRLPFKQAAIYAINEVGNPTILATFTVIAAILPMAFVSGMMGPYMSPMPIGASIAMILSLFVALTVTPYLGYHLLQEKDTQKHKAAEGLETNFIYKIYNKIERPLLESSTKRRLLVAVTVLLLLGSIGMFFTQSVLVKMLPFDNKNEFQVVIDMPEGTTLERTAVVTKEIANYLTTVPEVVTYQNYIGTSAPITFNGLVRHYDLRGGSNMADIQVNLLPKEDRKLQSHDIAKTVRIAIQAIAKQYGANIKIIEVPPGPPVLSTLVAEVYGPDYKQQILVAEQVKTILHQTDGVVDIDWTVEDNQTEYKLEVDKEKAMLNGIAPQQIVGNLTYLLQEYPVGNLYAENSNDPVGIVLSLEDKDKTSLQDIQNLKIKSSLGNMIPVSDLVKVKTDTLQKTIYRKDQKRVVYVTADMAGALESPVYAILGMTQKLDKMKIPKGYTIHELYMEQPTDESDFTVKWDGEWQITLEVFRDLGVAFMVAIVIIYMLIVGWFQNFKTPIVMMLAIPLSLIGIVFGHWLLGAYFTATSFIGMIALAGVMVRNSVLLIDFIEIRLQDGIPLKQAIIEAGAVRTSPILLTTGAVVIGASIILFDPLFQGLAISLVFGAIVSTILTLIVVPLIYYITERKKWESATQPIAKQKDTNTEL from the coding sequence ATGCAAGAAGGAATTTCAGGCAAAATTGCCCACTTTTTTATACACTCCAAACTAACCATTTTGATGATGGTGGGTTTGATGATTATTGGGGTGTATAGCTCGTTTCTTATTCCCAGAGAAGAAGAACCGCAAATTAATGTGCCTATGGCAGATATTATGGTAGGCTATCCTGGTGCTAGTCCTACGGAGGTAGAAAGCCGTGTGGCCAAACCTTTGGAGAAAATTATCTCTAATATTAAAGGGGTGGAACACGTGCACACCATGGCTATGAATGGACAAGCTATGTTGATTGTGCAATTTTATGTGGGGCAAGATGTGGAGCGCTCGTATGTAAAACTATACGATGAGTTGGCTAAACATGAGGATATGTTTCCAAGAGGGGTGTATAAACCGATGGTAAAAACGCGTTCTATTGATGATGTGCCTATGCTGGGGATTACGCTTTGGAGCGAAAAAATGGATGATTTGCAGTTGCGTCAAATTGCAGAAGAGGTAACTTCGGAAATTGAAAAAGTGAAAGATGTGGCCATTACCAAAGAAATTGGGGGCCAAAGCAGGGCAATGAAAGTGATTTTGGACAAGGATAAAATGGCCGAAAATGGTATTGACCCTTTGGCTATTCTGCAAATGATACAGGCCAATAATGGGAGTGCACAGTCTGGTAGTTTTGTCAATCAAGACCAAGAGTATTTGGTTACTACTGGTACTTTTTTGACCTCTGCCGAGGATCTCGAAAATTTGGTAGTTGGGATTCATGGCAACCGACCAGTTTATTTAAAACAAGTGGCAACTATACAGGATGGTGCTGCTAGGGCCAAGAGTTATGTGTCTTTTGGGTATAGTAAAGCCCATAAAAACTATGCGCAATTGCCTTCTGAATATCCTGCGGTTACTATTGCTGTTGGTAAGGTAAAGGGGGCGGATGCGATGAAAATTTCGGAAAAAATTATTGAAAAAGTAACGCATTTAAAGTCTAATTTGATTCCTGCGGAGGTCCATGTGGATTTTACTCGTAATTATGGCGAAACGGCTTCGGATAAAGTGGGCGAATTGTTGTTGCATTTGGGTATTGCTATTCTGGCCGTTACGGTATTGGTGATGTTGGCCATGGGATGGCGTGGTGGTTTGGTGGTTTTCTTTTCGGTTCCGCTGACCTTTGCCTTAACGTTGTTTAGTTATTATATGCTAGACTATACGTTGAACAGAATTACGCTTTTTGCGTTGGTTTTTGTGGTGGGTATTGTGGTGGATGATAGTATTATTATTGCCGAGAACATGCACCGCCATTTTAAGATGAAACGGTTGCCGTTTAAACAAGCTGCAATTTATGCTATCAACGAAGTGGGAAACCCTACTATTTTGGCCACCTTTACGGTTATTGCTGCTATATTACCTATGGCATTTGTGTCTGGAATGATGGGGCCTTATATGAGTCCGATGCCTATTGGGGCTTCGATTGCCATGATTTTGTCTCTGTTTGTTGCCTTGACTGTTACGCCTTATTTGGGCTACCATTTGTTGCAAGAAAAAGATACACAAAAACACAAAGCTGCCGAAGGACTTGAAACTAATTTTATTTATAAAATTTACAACAAAATAGAACGCCCTTTATTAGAAAGTAGCACCAAAAGACGGTTGCTTGTGGCGGTAACCGTTTTATTGCTTTTGGGATCTATTGGCATGTTTTTTACGCAATCTGTTTTGGTCAAAATGCTGCCTTTTGATAATAAAAATGAATTTCAGGTGGTTATTGATATGCCAGAAGGTACTACTCTTGAAAGAACGGCAGTGGTTACCAAAGAAATTGCCAATTATTTGACTACGGTTCCGGAGGTGGTTACGTATCAAAACTATATTGGAACCTCTGCTCCTATTACCTTTAATGGCTTGGTGCGGCATTATGATTTGCGTGGCGGTAGCAATATGGCAGATATTCAGGTTAATTTGCTGCCTAAAGAAGATAGAAAATTACAAAGCCACGACATTGCCAAAACGGTGCGTATTGCAATTCAGGCTATTGCTAAGCAATATGGTGCCAATATAAAAATTATTGAAGTACCACCTGGACCTCCTGTTTTGTCTACCTTGGTTGCTGAGGTATATGGTCCGGATTACAAACAACAAATACTCGTGGCCGAGCAAGTAAAAACTATCTTGCATCAAACCGATGGTGTGGTAGATATTGATTGGACCGTAGAAGACAACCAAACAGAATACAAACTCGAGGTAGATAAAGAAAAAGCCATGCTCAACGGAATTGCACCGCAGCAAATAGTGGGTAATTTGACTTATTTATTGCAAGAATATCCGGTTGGTAATTTGTATGCCGAGAACTCTAATGACCCTGTGGGGATTGTTCTGTCTTTGGAAGATAAAGACAAAACGAGCCTGCAAGACATTCAGAACTTAAAGATAAAAAGTAGTCTAGGAAATATGATTCCGGTTAGTGATTTAGTTAAAGTAAAAACAGATACGCTACAAAAAACTATTTATAGAAAGGACCAAAAACGGGTGGTTTATGTAACTGCTGATATGGCTGGTGCTCTGGAGAGTCCGGTGTATGCAATTTTGGGAATGACCCAAAAATTGGATAAAATGAAAATTCCAAAAGGGTATACAATCCACGAGTTGTATATGGAACAACCCACCGACGAAAGTGATTTTACTGTAAAGTGGGACGGAGAATGGCAGATTACCCTAGAGGTATTCCGTGATTTAGGAGTGGCATTTATGGTAGCCATTGTGATTATTTATATGCTAATTGTGGGTTGGTTTCAGAATTTTAAAACTCCAATAGTAATGATGCTTGCCATACCGCTTTCTTTAATAGGTATTGTATTTGGCCACTGGTTATTGGGTGCATACTTTACAGCAACTTCTTTCATTGGTATGATTGCCTTGGCTGGAGTAATGGTACGAAATTCTGTTTTGCTGATTGATTTTATAGAAATTAGATTGCAGGATGGAATACCATTGAAACAAGCCATCATTGAGGCTGGGGCGGTTAGAACCTCTCCTATTTTATTGACAACTGGAGCGGTGGTTATTGGTGCCTCCATCATATTGTTTGACCCGTTGTTTCAGGGACTAGCTATCTCTTTGGTGTTTGGCGCTATTGTTTCGACAATTCTTACATTAATTGTGGTGCCGTTAATTTATTACATCACAGAGAGAAAAAAATGGGAATCTGCTACCCAACCCATTGCAAAACAAAAGGACACCAATACTGAACTATAA
- a CDS encoding efflux RND transporter periplasmic adaptor subunit, translating to MKKIITLIAISILSLTSCNGEKKEVAVATAAIAVKVGEVSKNTAGTFISASGKIEAQNSADLSTRMMGYVTKVHVVVGQKVHAGQLLLRINNTDLQAKKAQVDASVLQATAAYKNAKKDYDRFRHLFQEQSASQKELDDITARYETTKAGLEGAKQMREEVVAQFNYANITAPFAGVITTTFVKEGAMASPGMPLIAMEGGSKLQVTAMVSEGDITAIEKGMPVRVLVKSSEEKLTGKVSEVSTSAKNSGGQYLVKINLDPSESTVLSGMFVNVQFPGANKVLSGANNRILVPQSALVKQGQLTGLYTIGKDNVALLRWLRTGKTFGNQVEVLSGLAANEKYIVSAQGKLFNGAKVRVE from the coding sequence ATGAAAAAAATAATAACCCTAATTGCAATCTCTATTTTAAGTTTAACCTCTTGTAATGGCGAGAAAAAAGAGGTTGCTGTAGCCACTGCCGCCATTGCTGTAAAGGTAGGTGAGGTTTCTAAAAACACTGCTGGCACATTTATAAGTGCTAGCGGAAAGATTGAGGCCCAAAATAGTGCCGATCTAAGTACCCGCATGATGGGTTATGTTACCAAAGTGCATGTGGTGGTTGGCCAAAAAGTGCATGCTGGACAATTGCTATTGCGTATCAATAATACCGATTTGCAAGCCAAAAAAGCACAAGTAGATGCCAGTGTGCTGCAAGCAACGGCAGCATATAAAAATGCAAAAAAGGATTACGACAGGTTTAGACACTTGTTCCAGGAACAAAGTGCTTCGCAAAAAGAGCTAGACGACATCACGGCTCGTTATGAAACAACCAAAGCTGGTTTGGAAGGAGCCAAACAAATGCGAGAGGAGGTTGTGGCGCAATTTAATTATGCCAATATTACGGCTCCCTTTGCTGGTGTGATAACTACTACTTTTGTAAAAGAAGGTGCTATGGCTAGCCCTGGAATGCCTTTGATTGCTATGGAAGGAGGTTCTAAATTGCAGGTCACTGCAATGGTCTCTGAGGGAGATATTACGGCTATTGAAAAAGGAATGCCAGTACGGGTTTTGGTAAAATCGTCTGAGGAAAAACTTACCGGAAAGGTGAGCGAGGTGAGCACGTCGGCAAAAAATTCTGGTGGACAGTATTTGGTTAAGATAAATTTGGATCCGTCTGAAAGTACGGTTTTGTCTGGAATGTTTGTCAATGTGCAGTTTCCGGGTGCTAACAAAGTGTTGTCGGGTGCTAACAACAGAATTTTGGTGCCGCAGAGTGCGCTGGTAAAACAAGGCCAATTGACTGGGTTGTATACCATCGGGAAGGATAATGTGGCTTTATTGCGGTGGTTGCGTACTGGCAAAACTTTTGGCAATCAAGTAGAGGTTCTCTCGGGATTGGCTGCCAATGAAAAATACATTGTTTCTGCACAAGGCAAATTGTTTAATGGTGCCAAGGTTCGTGTGGAGTAA
- a CDS encoding TolC family protein, whose product MKQLHSILLAILFLSSSFGYSQDTLALSKSALWQKISSKNLQLKIANQEFKAARAEYRQSSAVFLPSISVSHTALVTNNPLMAFGSKLNQEILTVSDFNPSLLNDPATTRNFATKIEVLQPLINPDGIYARQAAGTKMQVYKLQAERTQEYLELEVNKSFMQLQLAYKAVAVLEKATATAQANWKLIEGYFKQGMVQKTDLLLVQVRVNEVKNQLQYAKSNVQNTSDYLAFLLDETMGDTVYKPTEALENTIRLDNTPTQLSLDRKDIKAMDLSSTAYQKMMWSSKMHFLPRLNAFGSYEWYDATLFGTAAKGYVVGAQLAWNVFDGFKSIGKLEKAKADWQKAQIETQQYKAKSQLELLKTNRQLQDAENNVQLSELDLEQSQEAYRIRNNRFMQGLEKTTDLLQSQTQMFQKELEYLQAVFNYQFTQQYLQFLTK is encoded by the coding sequence ATGAAGCAACTACATTCTATCTTACTGGCTATTTTATTTTTGAGCAGCAGTTTTGGTTACAGCCAGGATACGCTGGCACTTTCTAAAAGCGCGCTTTGGCAAAAAATATCCAGCAAAAACCTACAACTTAAAATTGCCAACCAAGAGTTTAAAGCTGCACGGGCGGAATACAGACAATCCAGCGCAGTATTTTTACCGAGTATTTCGGTTTCGCATACTGCACTTGTTACCAATAACCCCTTGATGGCTTTTGGATCCAAATTAAATCAAGAAATACTAACGGTTTCGGATTTTAATCCGTCTTTGTTGAATGATCCTGCAACTACCCGAAATTTTGCCACCAAAATAGAAGTTTTACAGCCTTTGATAAATCCTGACGGCATTTATGCCAGACAAGCCGCTGGAACTAAAATGCAGGTTTATAAGCTGCAAGCGGAGCGTACTCAAGAGTATTTGGAGTTGGAGGTAAATAAATCTTTTATGCAATTACAACTGGCCTATAAAGCCGTGGCAGTTCTAGAAAAAGCAACCGCTACTGCACAGGCTAATTGGAAGTTAATTGAAGGGTATTTTAAGCAAGGGATGGTTCAAAAAACAGATTTGCTATTGGTACAAGTACGTGTAAACGAAGTAAAAAACCAATTGCAATATGCCAAAAGTAATGTACAAAATACGTCCGATTATTTGGCCTTTTTGCTAGATGAAACTATGGGAGATACGGTCTACAAACCCACAGAAGCGTTAGAAAACACCATTAGGTTAGACAATACGCCCACGCAACTCTCTCTGGACAGAAAAGACATTAAGGCCATGGATTTATCTAGCACGGCCTACCAAAAAATGATGTGGTCTAGCAAAATGCATTTTTTGCCTCGATTAAATGCCTTTGGAAGTTATGAGTGGTACGATGCTACGCTATTTGGTACCGCTGCCAAAGGATATGTGGTTGGAGCGCAATTGGCATGGAATGTATTTGATGGCTTTAAATCTATTGGAAAGCTCGAAAAAGCAAAAGCAGATTGGCAAAAAGCCCAGATAGAAACCCAACAGTATAAGGCCAAGAGTCAGTTGGAGTTACTTAAAACCAACCGCCAGTTACAGGATGCTGAGAATAATGTGCAGCTATCGGAGTTGGATTTAGAACAATCCCAAGAAGCCTATAGAATACGAAACAATCGTTTTATGCAAGGTCTAGAAAAAACTACCGATTTGTTGCAATCCCAAACGCAAATGTTCCAAAAAGAATTGGAATACCTGCAAGCGGTGTTTAACTACCAGTTTACGCAACAATACCTACAATTTTTGACAAAATAA